A genomic region of Rhodanobacter sp. contains the following coding sequences:
- the glmS gene encoding glutamine--fructose-6-phosphate transaminase (isomerizing) yields the protein MCGIVAAAAQRDVAPLLIAGLKALEYRGYDSAGLAVLEGGEIRRVRAKGKVREMEAQYQAAPFPGGTGIAHTRWATHGVPNEANAHPHVAGRVAIVHNGIIENYASLREELKAHGHVFTSETDTEVIAALIEQRLAAGAGLREAVLAVVRELEGAYAIAAISRDEPGRVVGARRGAPLLVGVGIGEHFLGSDAQALIQVTNKMIYLDEDDVVEISRERVQVFDLAGQPVERALHESELSADAVERGEYRHYMQKEIFEQPRAVADTLESRIGAHGVLPNIFGVGGDELLARVRGVHIVACGTSYHAGMVAKYWIEEHARLPVSVEVASEYRYREAVVPDGTLFVAISQSGETADTLAAMRESRRRGYLGTLAICNVPESSVVREADLKLMTRAGPEIGVASTKAFTTQLTALALFSLQLARQRGLDETRYLDLCAQLQHLPHAIADALKLEPLIVELAAHFIPRHHALFLGRGAQFPVALEGSLKLKEISYIHAEAYPAGELKHGPLALVDEDMPVVAVAPSGPLLDKLKSNLQEVRARGGELIVFADSHAPMDGNAARGHILRVDAGGDFIAPAVFTVPLQLLAYHVAVLRGTDVDQPRNLAKSVTVE from the coding sequence ATGTGTGGAATCGTTGCCGCCGCCGCCCAGCGTGACGTGGCGCCGCTGCTGATCGCCGGCCTCAAGGCGCTGGAATACCGCGGCTACGATTCGGCTGGCCTGGCCGTGCTGGAAGGCGGCGAGATCCGTCGCGTGCGCGCCAAGGGCAAGGTGCGCGAGATGGAAGCGCAGTACCAGGCGGCGCCGTTTCCCGGCGGCACCGGCATCGCGCACACGCGCTGGGCCACCCACGGCGTGCCGAACGAGGCGAACGCGCATCCGCACGTCGCCGGCCGCGTCGCCATCGTGCACAACGGCATCATCGAGAACTACGCCAGCCTGCGCGAGGAGCTGAAGGCGCATGGCCACGTGTTCACCTCCGAGACCGACACCGAGGTGATCGCGGCGCTGATCGAGCAGCGACTCGCCGCGGGCGCAGGCTTGCGCGAAGCGGTGCTGGCCGTGGTGCGCGAACTGGAAGGCGCCTACGCCATCGCCGCGATCAGCCGCGACGAACCCGGCCGTGTAGTGGGCGCGCGCCGCGGTGCGCCGCTGCTGGTGGGCGTGGGCATCGGCGAGCATTTCCTCGGCTCCGATGCGCAGGCGCTGATCCAGGTCACCAACAAGATGATCTATCTCGACGAGGACGACGTCGTCGAGATCAGCCGCGAGCGCGTGCAGGTGTTCGATCTCGCCGGCCAGCCGGTCGAGCGCGCGCTGCACGAGAGCGAGCTGTCTGCCGACGCGGTGGAGCGCGGCGAATACCGCCATTACATGCAGAAGGAAATCTTCGAGCAGCCGCGCGCGGTGGCCGACACGCTGGAGTCGCGCATCGGCGCGCACGGCGTGCTGCCGAACATCTTCGGCGTGGGCGGCGACGAGCTGCTGGCCAGGGTGCGCGGGGTGCATATCGTCGCCTGCGGCACCAGCTACCACGCCGGCATGGTGGCGAAGTACTGGATCGAGGAGCACGCGCGCCTGCCGGTGAGCGTGGAGGTGGCCAGCGAATACCGCTACCGCGAGGCGGTGGTGCCGGACGGCACGCTGTTCGTGGCGATCTCGCAGTCCGGCGAAACCGCCGACACGCTGGCCGCGATGCGCGAGTCGCGCCGCCGCGGCTACCTCGGCACGCTGGCGATCTGCAACGTGCCGGAATCCTCGGTGGTGCGCGAGGCCGACCTCAAGCTGATGACGCGCGCGGGCCCCGAGATCGGCGTGGCCTCGACCAAGGCCTTCACCACCCAGCTCACCGCGTTGGCGCTGTTCTCGCTGCAACTGGCCAGGCAGCGCGGGCTGGACGAGACACGCTATCTCGACCTCTGCGCGCAGCTGCAGCACCTGCCGCACGCCATCGCGGACGCGCTCAAGCTGGAGCCGCTGATCGTCGAGCTGGCCGCGCACTTCATTCCGCGCCACCACGCGTTGTTCCTCGGTCGCGGCGCGCAGTTCCCGGTGGCGCTGGAAGGTTCGCTCAAGCTCAAGGAAATCTCCTACATCCACGCCGAGGCCTACCCCGCGGGCGAGCTGAAGCACGGCCCGCTGGCCCTGGTGGACGAGGACATGCCGGTGGTGGCGGTGGCGCCGAGCGGTCCGCTGCTGGACAAGCTGAAATCCAACCTGCAGGAAGTCCGCGCGCGCGGCGGCGAGCTGATCGTGTTCGCCGACAGCCATGCGCCGATGGACGGCAACGCCGCGCGCGGCCACATCCTGCGCGTCGACGCCGGCGGCGATTTCATCGCGCCGGCGGTGTTCACCGTGCCGCTGCAACTGCTTGCCTACCACGTGGCCGTGCTGCGCGGTACCGATGTCGATCAGCCGCGCAACCTGGCGAAATCGGTGACGGTGGAATAA
- the maiA gene encoding maleylacetoacetate isomerase, whose amino-acid sequence MAAAAAGTAYFHARSEGMQITLWPFGGGGRVMTYDLVLYGYWRSSAAYRVRIALNLKGLGYENRPVHLVKDGGEQHAPAYAAMNPQQLIPCLCDGDRVLTQSLAIMEYLEEVHPEPPLLPADARGRAQARAMAQLLACDTHPLGNLRVLQYLERELGADEAQRGAWSRHWIATSFAALETMLADNAATGRFCHGEMPGMADACLIPQVYNARRWKLPLDDYPTIRRIDAECNELEAFRAAVPELQPDAPAP is encoded by the coding sequence ATGGCCGCGGCGGCGGCAGGAACCGCATATTTTCATGCCCGCTCGGAGGGGATGCAAATTACACTGTGGCCTTTCGGCGGCGGGGGGCGCGTCATGACCTACGATCTCGTGCTGTACGGCTATTGGCGTTCCAGCGCCGCCTATCGCGTGCGCATCGCGCTGAACCTCAAGGGGCTGGGGTACGAGAACCGTCCCGTGCACCTGGTGAAGGACGGCGGCGAACAGCATGCGCCGGCCTACGCCGCGATGAATCCCCAGCAGCTGATTCCCTGCCTGTGTGACGGCGACCGGGTGTTGACCCAGTCGCTGGCGATCATGGAATACCTTGAGGAAGTCCATCCCGAGCCGCCGCTGCTGCCGGCCGACGCGCGCGGGCGTGCCCAGGCGCGGGCGATGGCGCAGTTGCTGGCCTGCGACACCCATCCGCTGGGCAACCTGCGCGTGCTGCAGTACCTGGAGCGCGAGCTGGGTGCCGACGAGGCGCAGCGAGGGGCATGGTCGCGGCACTGGATCGCCACGAGCTTTGCGGCACTGGAGACGATGCTGGCGGACAATGCGGCCACCGGGCGCTTTTGCCACGGCGAGATGCCGGGCATGGCGGATGCCTGCCTGATCCCGCAGGTGTACAACGCGCGGCGCTGGAAATTGCCGCTGGACGACTACCCGACGATCCGCCGCATCGATGCCGAGTGCAACGAGCTGGAGGCGTTCCGGGCCGCTGTGCCGGAGTTGCAGCCGGACGCGCCGGCGCCGTAG
- a CDS encoding phosphoglycerate kinase gives MTVLRMNDLDLHGQRVLIREDLNVPIDDHGRITSTQRLDAALPTIRAARDAGAKVMVLSHLGRPKEGQFDEASSLAPVAAWLGDKLGKPVRLVRDYLDGVDVADGEVVVLENCRMNVGEGKDDEALAKKYAALCDIFVMDAFGTAHRAQASTHGVIKYAPVAAAGPLLSAELDALGKALEHPAKPLLAIVAGSKVSTKLTLLENLIGKVDQLIVGGGIANTFIAALGHSVGNSLVEPDLLDAAKKVLADAKRRGAEVPLPVDVVVAPEFSANAPATVKPVDQVRDGEMILDIGPETARRYAELIAKAGTVVWNGPVGVFEFDAFGKGTETLARAIAASKAFSIAGGGDTLAAVDKYGIEKDVSYISTGGGAFLEFLEGKELPAVTALKARAGR, from the coding sequence GTGACCGTCCTGCGCATGAACGACCTCGACCTCCACGGCCAGCGCGTGCTGATCCGCGAAGACCTGAACGTGCCGATCGACGATCACGGCCGGATCACCTCCACCCAGCGCCTCGACGCCGCGCTGCCGACGATCCGGGCCGCCCGCGACGCCGGCGCGAAGGTGATGGTGCTTTCGCACCTGGGCCGGCCGAAGGAGGGTCAGTTCGACGAGGCCTCCTCGCTGGCGCCGGTGGCGGCGTGGCTGGGAGACAAGCTGGGCAAGCCGGTGCGGCTGGTGCGCGACTACCTGGACGGCGTGGACGTCGCCGACGGCGAAGTGGTGGTCCTTGAGAACTGCCGCATGAACGTGGGCGAGGGCAAGGACGACGAGGCACTGGCGAAGAAGTACGCCGCGCTGTGCGACATCTTCGTGATGGACGCCTTCGGCACCGCGCACCGCGCACAGGCCTCCACCCATGGCGTGATCAAGTACGCGCCGGTGGCCGCCGCCGGCCCGCTGCTCTCGGCCGAACTGGACGCACTGGGCAAGGCGCTGGAGCACCCGGCCAAGCCGCTGCTCGCCATCGTGGCCGGCTCCAAGGTCTCCACCAAGCTCACCCTGCTGGAAAACCTGATCGGCAAGGTCGACCAGTTGATCGTGGGCGGCGGCATCGCCAATACCTTCATCGCCGCGCTGGGCCATTCGGTGGGCAACTCGCTGGTCGAACCCGACCTGCTCGACGCCGCCAAGAAGGTTTTGGCCGACGCCAAGCGCCGCGGCGCCGAAGTGCCGTTGCCGGTGGACGTGGTGGTGGCGCCGGAGTTTTCCGCCAACGCACCGGCCACGGTGAAACCGGTGGACCAGGTACGCGACGGCGAGATGATCCTCGACATCGGCCCGGAAACCGCCCGGCGCTACGCCGAACTGATCGCCAAGGCCGGCACCGTGGTGTGGAACGGCCCGGTCGGCGTGTTCGAGTTCGATGCCTTCGGCAAGGGCACCGAAACGCTGGCGCGCGCCATTGCCGCCTCCAAGGCGTTCTCCATCGCCGGCGGCGGCGACACGCTGGCCGCGGTGGACAAGTACGGCATCGAGAAGGACGTGTCGTACATCTCCACCGGCGGCGGCGCGTTCCTCGAATTCCTCGAAGGCAAGGAGCTGCCCGCGGTGACTGCGCTGAAGGCGCGCGCCGGCCGGTGA
- a CDS encoding HAD family hydrolase, which produces MTLCLFDLDGTLIDSEPGIGACIRYACDKLGVPAPFDLRPWIGPPLRHSFAPLLAHDPVRVEAAVDYYHERFATLGWREHAVYPGIAAMIERLQAAGHTLAVVTSKPERHARPIVEHLPFGGAFVRLYGPDPTSPHSEKASMIAAALADFGTSPEHAAMIGDRHFDIEGAIANRVRGIGVLWGFGSREELELARAHELARDPGHLADLLAA; this is translated from the coding sequence GTGACGCTCTGCCTGTTCGACCTCGACGGCACGCTGATCGACTCCGAACCCGGTATCGGCGCGTGCATCCGGTACGCCTGCGACAAGTTGGGCGTACCGGCGCCGTTCGACCTGCGCCCCTGGATCGGGCCGCCGCTGCGGCACAGTTTCGCGCCGCTGCTCGCCCATGACCCTGTGCGCGTCGAGGCGGCCGTGGACTACTACCACGAACGCTTCGCCACGCTGGGCTGGCGCGAGCATGCGGTCTACCCCGGCATCGCGGCGATGATCGAGCGCCTTCAAGCCGCCGGCCACACGCTGGCGGTCGTCACCAGCAAGCCCGAACGCCACGCACGCCCCATCGTCGAACACCTGCCGTTCGGCGGCGCGTTCGTCCGCCTGTACGGCCCCGATCCGACCAGCCCGCACAGCGAGAAGGCCTCGATGATCGCCGCCGCGCTGGCAGATTTCGGCACATCGCCGGAACATGCCGCGATGATCGGCGACCGCCACTTCGACATCGAAGGCGCGATCGCCAACCGCGTGCGCGGCATCGGCGTGCTGTGGGGCTTCGGCAGCCGCGAGGAGCTGGAACTTGCCCGTGCGCACGAGCTGGCGCGCGATCCGGGCCATCTGGCGGATCTGCTGGCGGCGTGA
- a CDS encoding pyridoxal-phosphate dependent enzyme produces the protein MTIRRSVLELIGHTPMLRAQRLDTGACELFLKLESANPGGSIKDRIGLSMIEGAEKAGKIKPGAILVEGTAGNTGLGLALVAQAKGYRLILVVPDKMSREKIFNLKAMGAEVVLTRSDVAKGHPEYYQDMAERIARETPGAYFINQFGNPDNPRAHIETTGPEIFEQMDGKVDAVVLGCGSSGTLTGLSQYFAKVSPHTEIVLADPVGSILAQYINEGTLSAKSASWMVEGIGEDFLPTISDFSRVKKAYPITDKESFLAARELLAKEGVLGGSSTGTLLAAALKYCREQAAPKRVVTLVCDTGNKYLSKMYNDYWMLDNGFLERERHGDLRDLLLRPFAKRDTVVIGPNELLITAYTRMKLYDVSQLPVMDGDRLVGIVDESDVLMHVHADESRFRDPVSVAMIADLQMLDVRSPIESLLPVFERGHVAIVMDGEQFMGLITRIDLLNWLRRKVN, from the coding sequence ATGACGATACGGCGCAGCGTCCTTGAACTGATCGGCCACACCCCGATGCTGCGCGCGCAGCGCCTCGACACGGGCGCGTGCGAGCTGTTCCTGAAGCTGGAAAGCGCCAATCCCGGCGGCTCGATCAAGGACCGCATCGGCCTGTCGATGATCGAAGGCGCCGAGAAAGCCGGCAAGATCAAGCCCGGCGCGATCCTGGTCGAAGGCACCGCCGGCAACACCGGCCTGGGCCTCGCGCTGGTGGCGCAGGCCAAGGGCTACCGGCTGATCCTCGTGGTGCCGGACAAGATGAGCCGCGAGAAGATCTTCAACCTGAAGGCGATGGGCGCCGAGGTGGTGCTCACGCGCTCCGACGTGGCCAAGGGCCATCCCGAGTACTACCAGGACATGGCCGAGCGCATCGCGCGCGAAACGCCCGGCGCGTACTTCATCAACCAGTTCGGCAACCCCGACAACCCGCGTGCGCACATCGAGACCACCGGGCCGGAGATCTTCGAGCAGATGGACGGCAAGGTCGACGCCGTGGTGCTGGGTTGCGGTTCGTCCGGCACCCTGACCGGCCTGTCGCAATACTTCGCCAAGGTCTCGCCGCACACCGAGATCGTGCTGGCCGATCCGGTGGGTTCCATCCTCGCCCAGTACATCAACGAGGGCACGCTCTCCGCCAAGTCGGCAAGCTGGATGGTGGAAGGCATCGGCGAGGATTTCCTGCCCACCATCAGCGATTTCAGCCGGGTGAAGAAGGCCTACCCGATCACCGACAAGGAGAGCTTCCTCGCCGCGCGCGAACTGCTGGCGAAGGAAGGCGTGCTGGGCGGTTCCTCCACCGGCACCCTGCTCGCCGCCGCGCTGAAGTATTGCCGCGAGCAGGCCGCGCCGAAGCGCGTGGTCACCCTGGTGTGCGACACCGGCAACAAGTACCTGTCGAAGATGTACAACGACTACTGGATGCTGGACAACGGCTTCCTCGAACGCGAGCGGCACGGCGACCTGCGCGACCTGCTGCTGCGTCCGTTCGCCAAGCGCGACACCGTGGTGATCGGCCCGAACGAGCTGCTGATCACCGCCTACACGCGCATGAAACTGTACGACGTCTCGCAGTTGCCGGTGATGGACGGCGACAGGCTGGTGGGCATCGTCGACGAGTCCGACGTGCTGATGCACGTGCACGCCGACGAGTCGCGTTTCCGCGACCCGGTGTCGGTGGCGATGATCGCGGACCTGCAGATGCTCGACGTGCGTTCGCCGATCGAATCGCTGCTGCCGGTGTTCGAGCGCGGCCACGTGGCGATCGTGATGGACGGCGAGCAGTTCATGGGCCTGATCACCCGCATCGACCTGCTCAACTGGCTGCGCCGCAAGGTGAACTGA
- a CDS encoding PilT/PilU family type 4a pilus ATPase produces the protein MDIGYFLKLMVDKGASDMFLSTGAPVNIKVEGKLYPLGNTGLPGGMVKKIAYSLMDEGQVPQFERDLELNMALAVKEAGRFRINVFKQRGEVGMVIRAIKSEIPNVEQLQLPPIFRELIMEPRGLILVVGATGSGKSTTLASMIDHRNTNSSSHILTIEDPIEYLHRHKRSIVNQREVGLDTHTYHEALKNAMREAPDVIMIGEIRDTDTMEAAIAFSETGHLCLATLHSNNADQTLERILNFFPESAHKNVLMNLALNLRAVISQRLVVGKDGRRIPAVEVLLNTPLIRDMIRRGQIHEVKEAMDRSLQDGMQTFDQSLYRLYKEGRIELDEALNKADSRDGLALKIRLAEGGGNHSDSNALMGGSNDPYGMGF, from the coding sequence GTGGACATCGGTTACTTCCTGAAGTTGATGGTCGACAAAGGCGCCTCGGACATGTTCCTGTCCACCGGCGCGCCGGTGAACATCAAGGTGGAGGGCAAGCTCTACCCGCTCGGCAACACCGGATTGCCCGGCGGCATGGTGAAGAAGATCGCCTACTCGCTGATGGACGAGGGCCAGGTGCCGCAGTTCGAGCGCGATCTCGAGCTGAACATGGCGCTGGCGGTGAAGGAAGCCGGCCGTTTCCGCATCAACGTGTTCAAGCAGCGCGGCGAGGTGGGCATGGTGATCCGCGCGATCAAGAGCGAGATCCCCAACGTCGAGCAGCTGCAGCTGCCGCCGATCTTCCGCGAGCTGATCATGGAGCCGCGCGGCCTGATCCTGGTGGTGGGCGCGACCGGCTCGGGCAAGTCCACCACCCTGGCCTCGATGATCGACCACCGCAACACCAATTCGTCCAGCCACATCCTCACCATCGAGGACCCGATCGAATACCTGCACCGGCACAAGCGCTCCATCGTCAACCAGCGCGAGGTGGGGCTGGACACCCACACCTACCACGAGGCGCTGAAGAACGCGATGCGCGAGGCGCCGGACGTCATCATGATCGGCGAGATCCGCGACACCGACACGATGGAAGCGGCGATCGCCTTCTCCGAGACCGGCCACCTGTGCCTGGCCACCTTGCACTCCAACAACGCCGACCAGACGCTGGAGCGCATCCTCAACTTCTTCCCCGAGTCGGCGCACAAGAACGTGCTGATGAACCTGGCGCTGAACCTGCGTGCGGTGATCAGCCAGCGCCTGGTGGTGGGCAAGGACGGCCGCCGCATCCCCGCGGTGGAGGTGCTGCTGAACACCCCGCTGATCCGCGACATGATCCGCCGCGGCCAGATCCACGAGGTGAAGGAGGCGATGGACCGCAGCCTGCAGGACGGCATGCAGACCTTCGACCAGTCGCTATACCGGCTCTACAAGGAAGGCCGCATCGAGCTGGACGAGGCGCTCAACAAGGCCGACTCCCGCGACGGGCTGGCGCTGAAGATCCGCCTCGCCGAAGGCGGCGGCAACCATTCGGACAGCAATGCGCTGATGGGCGGCAGCAACGACCCCTACGGCATGGGGTTCTGA
- the tkt gene encoding transketolase has protein sequence MTTRRQLANAVRALAMDAVQKANSGHPGMPMGMADIAEVLWNDFHSHNPGNPHWFNRDRFMLSNGHGSMLQYALLHLTGYDLPMGELERFRQLHSKTPGHPEAHHTVGVETTTGPLGQGIANGVGFALAEKVLAERFNQPGFDIVDHHTWVFCGDGCLMEGISQEAISLAGTWKLGKLVLIYDDNNISIDGEVPGWFTDDTAMRFEACGWHVIRGVDGHDAEKIKAALAAAKAETGKPTLVMCKTIIGFGSPNKEGTEACHGSALGKDEVAAVRDMLDWRSPPFVIPDEIYAGWDAKQAGAKREAEWNALFDAYAKAHPELAAELKRRLAGELPADWAAQSQAWVDKLQADGPDVASRKASQMTLDAYGPLLPELIGGSADLAGSNLTIWKGSVSVTEASPKANYIHSGVREFGMTAIGNGIALHGGFIPYDATFLVFSDYARNAVRMSALIPAHSIHVYTHDSIGLGEDGPTHQPVEHLASLRIIPNNRVWRPCDAVESAVSWKAAIERREGPSCLVFSRQTLKHQQRSAQQVADIARGAYVLSDPADTKFKAILIATGSEVELAMEAMRTLAQQGVPVRVVSMPCTETFDAQPLEYREGVLPGWCRARVAVEAAITDYWRKYVGLDGEVIGMTTFGASAPAEQLFDYFGITVANVVDAVKRVAG, from the coding sequence TCCGGCCATCCGGGCATGCCGATGGGCATGGCCGACATCGCCGAGGTGCTGTGGAACGATTTCCACAGCCACAACCCGGGCAATCCGCACTGGTTCAACCGCGACCGCTTCATGCTTTCCAACGGCCACGGCTCGATGCTGCAGTACGCGCTGCTGCACCTCACCGGCTACGACTTGCCGATGGGCGAGCTGGAGCGTTTCCGCCAGCTGCATTCGAAGACGCCGGGCCATCCCGAGGCGCATCACACCGTGGGCGTGGAAACCACGACCGGCCCGCTGGGCCAGGGCATCGCCAACGGCGTGGGTTTCGCGCTGGCCGAGAAGGTGCTGGCCGAGCGCTTCAACCAGCCGGGCTTCGACATCGTCGACCACCACACCTGGGTGTTCTGCGGCGACGGCTGCCTGATGGAAGGCATTTCCCAGGAAGCGATCTCGCTGGCCGGCACCTGGAAGCTGGGCAAGCTGGTGCTGATCTACGACGACAACAACATCTCCATCGACGGCGAAGTGCCGGGCTGGTTCACCGACGACACCGCGATGCGCTTCGAGGCCTGCGGCTGGCACGTGATCCGCGGCGTGGACGGCCACGACGCGGAGAAGATCAAGGCCGCGCTGGCCGCCGCCAAGGCGGAAACCGGCAAGCCCACGCTGGTGATGTGCAAGACCATCATCGGCTTCGGCTCGCCGAACAAGGAGGGCACCGAAGCCTGCCACGGCTCGGCATTGGGCAAGGACGAAGTGGCCGCCGTGCGCGACATGCTCGACTGGCGCTCGCCGCCGTTCGTGATTCCTGACGAGATCTACGCCGGCTGGGACGCGAAGCAGGCCGGCGCGAAGCGCGAAGCCGAGTGGAACGCCCTGTTCGACGCCTATGCCAAGGCGCACCCCGAACTGGCCGCCGAGTTGAAGCGCCGCCTTGCCGGCGAGCTGCCGGCCGACTGGGCCGCGCAATCGCAGGCCTGGGTCGACAAGCTGCAGGCCGATGGTCCGGACGTGGCCAGCCGCAAGGCCTCGCAGATGACGCTGGACGCCTACGGCCCGCTGCTGCCGGAGCTGATCGGCGGTTCGGCCGATCTGGCCGGCTCCAACCTCACGATCTGGAAAGGTTCGGTCAGCGTCACCGAAGCCAGCCCCAAGGCCAACTACATCCATTCCGGCGTGCGCGAGTTCGGCATGACCGCGATCGGCAACGGCATCGCGCTGCACGGCGGCTTCATTCCCTACGACGCCACCTTCCTGGTGTTCTCCGACTACGCGCGCAATGCGGTGCGCATGAGCGCGCTGATCCCCGCGCACTCCATCCACGTCTACACGCACGACTCCATCGGCCTCGGCGAGGACGGCCCCACCCACCAGCCGGTGGAACACCTGGCCAGCTTGCGCATCATCCCGAACAACCGCGTCTGGCGTCCCTGCGACGCGGTGGAATCGGCGGTGTCGTGGAAGGCGGCGATCGAGCGCCGCGAAGGTCCTTCCTGCCTGGTGTTCTCGCGCCAGACGCTGAAGCACCAGCAGCGCAGCGCGCAGCAGGTGGCCGACATCGCGCGCGGCGCCTACGTGCTCTCCGACCCGGCGGACACGAAGTTCAAGGCCATCCTGATCGCCACCGGTTCCGAGGTGGAGCTGGCGATGGAGGCGATGCGCACGCTGGCCCAGCAGGGCGTGCCGGTACGCGTGGTGTCGATGCCGTGCACCGAGACCTTCGATGCGCAGCCGCTGGAATACCGCGAAGGCGTGCTGCCCGGCTGGTGCCGCGCGCGCGTGGCGGTGGAGGCGGCCATTACCGACTACTGGCGCAAGTACGTGGGCCTGGACGGCGAGGTGATCGGCATGACCACCTTCGGCGCCTCGGCGCCGGCCGAGCAGTTGTTCGATTACTTCGGCATCACCGTGGCGAACGTGGTCGATGCGGTGAAGCGCGTCGCCGGCTGA
- a CDS encoding YdcH family protein, whose protein sequence is MFENQQRDDVEALMKANAEFRRLFQHHRELDSKVHDAEIGVLPLDDFTLASMKKEKLHAKTRLERMWEGRRSLSS, encoded by the coding sequence ATGTTTGAAAACCAGCAGCGTGATGACGTCGAAGCATTGATGAAAGCCAACGCGGAGTTCCGCCGGCTCTTCCAGCATCACCGGGAACTCGACAGCAAGGTGCACGACGCCGAGATCGGCGTACTTCCGCTCGACGACTTCACCCTCGCCAGCATGAAAAAAGAAAAGCTGCACGCCAAGACGCGCCTCGAGCGCATGTGGGAAGGGCGGCGCTCGTTATCCAGCTGA